A stretch of Candidatus Sphingomonas phytovorans DNA encodes these proteins:
- a CDS encoding HAMP domain-containing sensor histidine kinase — MLSERLRLRDVRRTSAFRLTVILGSLFSIGVVALLALIYFLTEQELTARNDRILRAQASLWLAVPAADLPARIDTDIDRGDRGLSYGGLFSHRGERLAGNMARLADLPPNQPTDIEGNGRRGPVRLLRVSTSAGETIMIGRDISQIRDLRQRILVILVLSGLAAASGMMLAAIALSLHPLRRVRDLQRFARRIAAGYLEVRMPIAGRGDELDQFARTVNVMVDDVERLMEQVKGVTDAIAHDLRTPLTRVRAQLHRARQFPDISEGLAELLATAEADLEIALDRFTALLRISEIEAGARRAAFAPTEIARLLSDVFDLYEPLAEERGLSFRLDTSAAPQVQADEKLLFEAIGNLVDNAIKFAVHQVTLKIACSGNEILAEVRDDGPGIAVEEREAVLRRFHRGSKAATYPGSGLGLSVVAAILHLHDFELELADGSPGLVARVRMPRRHGPTLPK; from the coding sequence ATGCTGTCTGAACGGCTGAGGCTGCGCGACGTTCGACGTACGAGTGCGTTCCGCCTCACCGTGATCCTCGGATCGCTTTTCTCGATCGGCGTGGTCGCGTTACTCGCGCTCATTTACTTTCTTACCGAGCAGGAATTGACCGCACGCAACGATCGGATCCTGCGCGCTCAGGCTTCGCTCTGGCTCGCCGTACCGGCCGCGGACCTGCCCGCGCGGATCGACACCGACATCGATCGCGGCGACCGCGGCCTTTCCTATGGGGGGCTTTTCAGCCATCGCGGCGAACGCCTTGCGGGGAACATGGCGCGCCTTGCCGACCTGCCACCGAATCAACCGACCGATATCGAAGGCAATGGTCGACGCGGTCCCGTGCGGCTTCTCAGGGTGTCCACATCGGCCGGCGAGACGATCATGATCGGTCGCGACATCAGCCAGATCCGGGATCTGCGGCAGCGCATCCTGGTCATCCTGGTCCTTAGCGGCCTCGCCGCTGCATCGGGCATGATGCTGGCCGCGATCGCGCTCAGCCTGCATCCGCTGCGCCGGGTCCGCGATCTGCAGCGGTTCGCGCGCCGGATAGCCGCGGGCTATCTCGAGGTGCGCATGCCGATCGCCGGTCGCGGTGACGAACTGGACCAGTTCGCGCGAACGGTGAATGTCATGGTCGACGATGTCGAGCGCCTGATGGAACAGGTGAAAGGCGTCACCGACGCGATCGCCCATGATCTGCGCACGCCATTGACCCGGGTTCGCGCCCAGTTGCACCGCGCCAGGCAGTTTCCCGACATATCGGAAGGTCTGGCGGAACTCCTCGCCACCGCCGAAGCTGATCTTGAGATCGCGCTCGATCGCTTCACGGCACTGCTGCGGATATCCGAAATCGAGGCTGGCGCCAGACGCGCAGCCTTCGCGCCCACCGAGATCGCCCGGCTTTTGTCGGATGTCTTCGACCTGTACGAACCACTCGCGGAAGAGCGCGGGCTTTCCTTCCGGCTCGACACTAGCGCGGCGCCCCAGGTCCAGGCCGACGAGAAGCTCTTGTTCGAAGCGATCGGCAATCTCGTCGATAACGCGATCAAGTTCGCCGTGCACCAGGTCACCCTAAAGATCGCCTGCTCCGGGAATGAAATTCTTGCCGAAGTTCGCGACGATGGTCCGGGCATTGCGGTCGAAGAGCGCGAGGCGGTGCTGCGACGCTTCCATCGCGGCTCGAAGGCGGCGACCTATCCCGGCTCGGGACTTGGATTGAGCGTGGTCGCGGCGATCCTCCATCTGCACGACTTCGAGCTGGAACTTGCCGATGGTTCGCCGGGGCTCGTCGCCCGCGTGAGAATGCCGCGACGCCACGGGCCGACCTTGCCCAAGTGA
- a CDS encoding response regulator transcription factor has protein sequence MARILVIEDDGATAREISTELGTAGHETVLVHDGHDALELATREPFDAITLDRMLPGLDGLAVVSQLRERRIATPVLMISALSDVDERIAGLRAGGDDYLVKPFAPGEMAMRVEVMLRRSASTAKENILTIGALQIDFLHRRVSVDGEPVKLLHLEFRLLEFLARNAGQVMSRRIIFEKVWEYYFDPGANLINVHIARLRRKLDRPGRPSAIATVKGEGYRLDAV, from the coding sequence ATGGCTCGAATTCTCGTTATCGAAGACGATGGAGCGACCGCTCGAGAGATTTCGACCGAGCTTGGCACCGCTGGGCACGAGACGGTGTTGGTCCATGACGGGCATGATGCGCTCGAGCTGGCGACGCGCGAACCATTCGATGCGATCACGCTGGACCGCATGCTCCCGGGGCTCGACGGCCTCGCCGTGGTGTCCCAATTGCGCGAGCGCCGAATAGCAACGCCGGTGCTGATGATCAGTGCGCTCAGCGACGTCGATGAGCGCATTGCGGGCCTGCGCGCTGGTGGAGACGACTATCTCGTCAAGCCGTTCGCGCCGGGTGAGATGGCCATGCGGGTTGAGGTCATGCTGCGCCGGTCAGCATCTACGGCCAAAGAAAATATCCTCACGATCGGTGCGTTGCAGATCGACTTCCTCCATCGCCGTGTCTCGGTCGACGGGGAGCCAGTCAAGCTGCTGCACCTGGAATTTCGTCTGCTCGAATTTCTCGCACGCAATGCCGGTCAGGTCATGAGTCGCCGGATTATCTTCGAAAAGGTCTGGGAATATTATTTCGATCCCGGCGCCAATCTCATCAACGTCCATATCGCGAGACTGAGGCGCAAGCTCGATCGCCCGGGGCGACCATCGGCCATCGCCACGGTCAAGGGCGAGGGCTATCGTCTCGATGCTGTCTGA
- a CDS encoding RcnB family protein has product MVISFGRKAHIAAMILVLGLGAQTVAADAQQRREGGAGSMSIQRGGESRDGGSFAAERYREPRGYARPAQPAGAEIRPQSPDRAYLSHNFTADRPVHVGPYHGPQGWQYRRFRSGQVLPAIFWAPEYRLLDYWLFGLDIPPVGYEWIRYGPDALLIDLDTGQIVQVVYGNFL; this is encoded by the coding sequence ATGGTGATATCGTTTGGCCGCAAGGCACATATCGCCGCGATGATCCTCGTGCTCGGGTTGGGCGCGCAGACCGTGGCGGCTGATGCCCAGCAGCGGCGCGAGGGCGGCGCGGGGAGCATGTCGATCCAGCGCGGGGGTGAGAGTCGCGACGGCGGCAGCTTCGCCGCGGAACGCTATCGTGAACCGCGCGGCTATGCGCGACCGGCTCAACCGGCCGGCGCCGAAATCCGGCCGCAAAGTCCTGACCGGGCCTATTTAAGCCATAATTTCACGGCCGATCGCCCGGTTCATGTCGGGCCCTATCATGGGCCGCAGGGCTGGCAATATCGCCGATTCCGTTCCGGGCAAGTGCTCCCCGCGATCTTCTGGGCGCCCGAATACCGGCTGCTCGACTATTGGTTGTTCGGGCTCGACATTCCACCGGTCGGCTATGAATGGATTCGCTACGGCCCGGATGCGCTGCTCATCGATCTGGACACCGGCCAGATCGTGCAGGTGGTCTATGGCAATTTCCTGTAG